The Agelaius phoeniceus isolate bAgePho1 chromosome 4, bAgePho1.hap1, whole genome shotgun sequence genome includes a region encoding these proteins:
- the GC gene encoding vitamin D-binding protein — MGVLVPLPGRRRRASSSMRAALALLPLLAAAQALHRGKAYVREKVCQEYKILGKENFRTLTIISTSQKYSNGTFQEIGHLVREIVSLAETCCADGADPSCYDAGSTALSDKSCGADSPFPAHPGTARCCGQQGLERKLCLAALRHPPQPLPRFLQPSDRELCHAFRLEPREFADRFLYEYASSYSQAPLPVLLASTTTFLSMVSTCCISPAPTACFLKEKLERKTLSLLTLTSNRICSRFSAYGKDKASFSSLALLAQKIPTASFEELLPLAEDAAEVASQCCDSMAEDCMQKKLLEHTSRVCSALSAQDRRFAACCQGKNLMENHFCILAMPPAPATRLPEPPEPTNNELCAKEGALHATRFLFELARRHPNLPEAVLAKLYDSSGKLREECCSSKDPSACWDSKRQRIAAELFPFLAKADQLCGQYHKLPFLEFKKRLRDSLAQPEPEPSPAPLEQLLEQRASFASSCCLSDAPPLLCASKVTSELGELCQGDSCLLG, encoded by the exons ATGGGAGTCCTGGTGCCGCTTCccggcaggaggaggagagccagctccagcatgagggcagccctggccctgctgccgcTCTTGGCTGCTGCACAGGCCTTACACCGAG GGAAAGCTTATGTCCGGGAGAAGGTCTGCCAGGAGTACAAGATCCTGGGCAAGGAGAACTTCAGAACCCT GACCATCATTTCCACCAGCCAGAAATATTCCAACGGCACCTTCCAGGAGATCGGCCACCTCGTCCGGGAAATCGTCTCTCTGGCCGAGACCTGCTGCGCCGATGGGGCCGACCCCTCCTGCTATGACGCAGGG TCCACGGCGCTGTCGGATAAATCCTGCGGGGCGGACTCGCCCTTCCCTGCGCACCCCGGCACGGCGCGGTGCTGCGgccagcaggggctggagcgCAAGCTGTGCCTGGCCGCCCTGCGGCACccgccccagcccctgccccgctTCCTGCAGCCCTCCGACAGAGAGCTCTGCCACGCCTTCCGCCTGGAGCCCCGGGAATTCGCCGACAG GTTTCTTTATGAGTATGCCAGCAGCTACAGCCAGGCtcccctgcctgtgctcctggccTCCACCACCACCTTCCTCTCCATGGTCTCCACCTGCTGCATCTCCCCCGCACCCACTGCCTGCTTCCTGAAGGAG AAACTGGAGAGGAAAACCCTCTCCCTACTCACCCTGACATCAAACCGGATCTGCTCCCGCTTCTCGGCCTATGGCAAGGACAAAGCCAGCTTCAG ctccctggccTTGCTGGCTCAGAAGATTCCCACTGCCTCCTtcgaggagctgctgcccctggctgaGGACGCTGCCGAGGTGGCTTCCCAGTGCTGTGACTCCATGGCCGAGGACTGCATGCAGAAGAAG ctcttggaGCACACGTCCAGAGTCTGCTCGGCACTGTCGGCGCAGGACAGGCGCTTTGCCGCCTGCTGCCAGGGGAAAAACCTGATGGAAAACCATTTCTGCATCCTGGccatgcccccagccccagctacCAGGCTGCCAGAGCCACCAGAGCCCACCAACAACGAGCTGTGTGCCAAGGAGGGGGCTCTCCACGCCACCAG GTTCTTGTTTGAGCTGGCCCGGAGGCATCCCAACCTCCCCGAGGCCGTCCTCGCCAAGCTCTACGACTCCTCTGGGAAACTCCGGGAGGAATGCTGCTCCTCCAAGGAcccctctgcctgctgggaCAGCAAG cGCCAGCGGATCGCAGCGGAGCTGTTCCCCTTCCTGGCAAAGGCCGACCAGCTCTGCGGGCAGTACCACAAGCTGCCTTTCCTTGAGTTCAAGAAGAG GCTGCGGGACAGTCTGGCCCAGCCCGAGCCCGAGCCCAGCCCGGCGccgctggagcagctcctggagcagcgaGCATCCTtcgcctcctcctgctgcctgtcGGACGCTCCGCCGCTTCTCTGCGCTTCCAAG gtCACCTcggagctgggagagctgtgccagggggatTCCTGCCTGCTGGGATAG
- the BTC gene encoding probetacellulin isoform X3 produces MDLSLLPRSVPGYASVFSMFPGRRLLVFIKSPAWAGGRRGDLRSLSHQPGTEVSPPSASLGEGLALFSCVGADTNVTAGHGTEGLSCGTDKACTGNGTQPRRQGHFSRCPEEYQHYCVKGRCRFLVAEQAPACVCERGYTGARCERVDLFYLRGDQGQIVIISLIVAIAALIILVVGICLCSHHCRRQRRKRKAEEMETLNKDGPSRSEDVRETGIA; encoded by the exons ATGGATCTCTCTCTCCTCCCGCGCAGCGTCCCCGGTTATGCAAGTGTGTTTTCCATGTTCCCGGGCAGGCGGCTCCTCGTGTTTATtaaaagcccagcctgggcGGGCGGGCGGAGGGGTGACCTGCGCTCGCTGTCGCATCAGCCGGGGACAGAAGTGTCCCCGCCGAGCGCCTCGCTGGGGGAAG GCCTGGCGCTCTTCAGCTGCGTGGGCGCCGATACCAACGTCACGGCCGGGCACGGCACGGAGGGGCTCAGCTGCGGCACAGACAAGGCATGCACAG GGAACGGCACGCAGCCGCGGCGGCAGGGCCACTTCTCGCGGTGCCCGGAGGAGTACCAGCACTACTGTGTCAAGGGCAGGTGCCGCTTCCTCGTGGCCGAGCAGGCCCCCGCTTGTGT GTGCGAGCGGGGCTACACCGGGGCTCGCTGCGAGAGAGTGGATCTGTTCTACCTGCGAGGGGACCAGGGCCAGATCGTCATCATCTCCCTGATCGTCGCCATCGCCGCCCTCATCATCCTCGTTGTTGGCATCTGCCTCTGCAGCCA CCACTGTCGGAGGCAGCGTAGGAAGAGGAAGGCAGAAGAGATGGAAACACTAAACAAGGACGGACCTTCCAGAAGTGAAGATGTGCGGGAAACGGGCATCGCGTGA
- the BTC gene encoding probetacellulin isoform X4 has protein sequence MEAAAAPAPGGGPGTLLLCLALASGLALFSCVGADTNVTAGHGTEGLSCGTDKACTGNGTQPRRQGHFSRCPEEYQHYCVKGRCRFLVAEQAPACVCERGYTGARCERVDLFYLRGDQGQIVIISLIVAIAALIILVVGICLCSHHCRRQRRKRKAEEMETLNKDGPSRSEDVRETGIA, from the exons atggaggcggcggcggccccggccccgggcggcgGCCCCGGtaccctgctgctctgcctggccctCGCCTCCG GCCTGGCGCTCTTCAGCTGCGTGGGCGCCGATACCAACGTCACGGCCGGGCACGGCACGGAGGGGCTCAGCTGCGGCACAGACAAGGCATGCACAG GGAACGGCACGCAGCCGCGGCGGCAGGGCCACTTCTCGCGGTGCCCGGAGGAGTACCAGCACTACTGTGTCAAGGGCAGGTGCCGCTTCCTCGTGGCCGAGCAGGCCCCCGCTTGTGT GTGCGAGCGGGGCTACACCGGGGCTCGCTGCGAGAGAGTGGATCTGTTCTACCTGCGAGGGGACCAGGGCCAGATCGTCATCATCTCCCTGATCGTCGCCATCGCCGCCCTCATCATCCTCGTTGTTGGCATCTGCCTCTGCAGCCA CCACTGTCGGAGGCAGCGTAGGAAGAGGAAGGCAGAAGAGATGGAAACACTAAACAAGGACGGACCTTCCAGAAGTGAAGATGTGCGGGAAACGGGCATCGCGTGA
- the BTC gene encoding probetacellulin isoform X1: MSPDLPGDASLHPPRAEQQLAGLCGPKPTRLARRAPCRALLGGGSGRGAALPSPGPGEKLMPPAQGGRGPSCRTRCQRPLCGSGSAGGCWGFPSELPPLPSRPGALQLRGRRYQRHGRARHGGAQLRHRQGMHRAVIPLGPLSVLVTAGNGTQPRRQGHFSRCPEEYQHYCVKGRCRFLVAEQAPACVCERGYTGARCERVDLFYLRGDQGQIVIISLIVAIAALIILVVGICLCSHHCRRQRRKRKAEEMETLNKDGPSRSEDVRETGIA; the protein is encoded by the exons ATGAGTCCGGATCTCCCTGGGGATGCCTCCCTGCATCCTCCccgggcagagcagcagctggccGGGCTGTGTGGTCCAAAACCCACCAGGCTGGCTCGCAGAGCTCCGTGCCGGGCGTTGCTGGGTGGAGGCAGCGGGCGGGGAGCGGCTCTCCCTTCTCCCGGCCCTGGGGAAAAGCTGATGCCGCCAGCGCAGGGGGGCCGCGGGCCCAGCTGCAGAACCCGCTGCCAGCGCCccctctgtggctctgggagtgctgggggctgctgggggttCCCCTCTGAGCTGCCTCCGCTGCCCTCCAGGCCTGGCGCTCTTCAGCTGCGTGGGCGCCGATACCAACGTCACGGCCGGGCACGGCACGGAGGGGCTCAGCTGCGGCACAGACAAGGCATGCACAG AGCTGTCATCCCTCTGGGGCCACTCTCCGTCCTTGTCACCGCAGGGAACGGCACGCAGCCGCGGCGGCAGGGCCACTTCTCGCGGTGCCCGGAGGAGTACCAGCACTACTGTGTCAAGGGCAGGTGCCGCTTCCTCGTGGCCGAGCAGGCCCCCGCTTGTGT GTGCGAGCGGGGCTACACCGGGGCTCGCTGCGAGAGAGTGGATCTGTTCTACCTGCGAGGGGACCAGGGCCAGATCGTCATCATCTCCCTGATCGTCGCCATCGCCGCCCTCATCATCCTCGTTGTTGGCATCTGCCTCTGCAGCCA CCACTGTCGGAGGCAGCGTAGGAAGAGGAAGGCAGAAGAGATGGAAACACTAAACAAGGACGGACCTTCCAGAAGTGAAGATGTGCGGGAAACGGGCATCGCGTGA
- the BTC gene encoding probetacellulin isoform X2 has product MSPDLPGDASLHPPRAEQQLAGLCGPKPTRLARRAPCRALLGGGSGRGAALPSPGPGEKLMPPAQGGRGPSCRTRCQRPLCGSGSAGGCWGFPSELPPLPSRPGALQLRGRRYQRHGRARHGGAQLRHRQGMHRAVIPLGPLSVLVTAGNGTQPRRQGHFSRCPEEYQHYCVKGRCRFLVAEQAPACVCERGYTGARCERVDLFYLRGDQGQIVIISLIVAIAALIILVVGICLCSQVKAEGEGGASLPCPLLPLFCLFCWFL; this is encoded by the exons ATGAGTCCGGATCTCCCTGGGGATGCCTCCCTGCATCCTCCccgggcagagcagcagctggccGGGCTGTGTGGTCCAAAACCCACCAGGCTGGCTCGCAGAGCTCCGTGCCGGGCGTTGCTGGGTGGAGGCAGCGGGCGGGGAGCGGCTCTCCCTTCTCCCGGCCCTGGGGAAAAGCTGATGCCGCCAGCGCAGGGGGGCCGCGGGCCCAGCTGCAGAACCCGCTGCCAGCGCCccctctgtggctctgggagtgctgggggctgctgggggttCCCCTCTGAGCTGCCTCCGCTGCCCTCCAGGCCTGGCGCTCTTCAGCTGCGTGGGCGCCGATACCAACGTCACGGCCGGGCACGGCACGGAGGGGCTCAGCTGCGGCACAGACAAGGCATGCACAG AGCTGTCATCCCTCTGGGGCCACTCTCCGTCCTTGTCACCGCAGGGAACGGCACGCAGCCGCGGCGGCAGGGCCACTTCTCGCGGTGCCCGGAGGAGTACCAGCACTACTGTGTCAAGGGCAGGTGCCGCTTCCTCGTGGCCGAGCAGGCCCCCGCTTGTGT GTGCGAGCGGGGCTACACCGGGGCTCGCTGCGAGAGAGTGGATCTGTTCTACCTGCGAGGGGACCAGGGCCAGATCGTCATCATCTCCCTGATCGTCGCCATCGCCGCCCTCATCATCCTCGTTGTTGGCATCTGCCTCTGCAGCCA GGTAAAAGCcgagggagagggaggagcaTCACTGCCATGTCCCCTTCTgcctcttttttgtttgttttgttggtttttatga
- the PARM1 gene encoding prostate androgen-regulated mucin-like protein 1 yields the protein MGCCCRLLFLALLLLPAGLGHDSPEPPLIPIHPPLLWGGVPVKPDSRDGPTPAPGQPQLPLSTGPSRDGTPSRPLEGDGHNASTPVAALPPAPVPVSAMATAEGPSVASSPSSVPAAPEAPRTANPASLARSTLDLGAAASPTELAVPSPAPSLPSSQPTSPPGTGLSPTPVLVSPAVTQPPLLAKDVPSLGTLAMAPSLATEPTSPPVTVMSPTEAQATASEKTTGVTMEEVPRALSAGSIVAITVTVIVVVVLVFGAAAYLKIRHSSYGRLLDDHDYGSWGNYNNPLYDDS from the exons atgggctgctgctgccgcctGCTCTTCCtcgccctcctcctcctcccggcGG GACTGGGCCATgactccccagagccacccctcaTCCCCATCCACCCCCCCTTGCTCTGGGGGGGTGTCCCAGTGAAACCAGACTCCAGGGATGGCCCCACACCGGctccaggccagccccagctgcccttgtCCACAGGACCCTCCAGAGATGGGACACCCTCCAGGCCCCTGGAGGGGGATGGCCACAATGCCAGCACCCCGGTGGCAGCACTgccccctgctcctgtccctgtgagTGCCATGGCCACAGCAGAAGGTCCCTCCGtggcctccagccccagctcggTGCCAGCCGCCCCGGAGGCTCCCCGGACAGCAaaccctgccagcctggcaagaagcaccctggatttgggggcagctgccagccccacagagctggctgtgccatcacctgccccctcccttcccagcagccagcccaCCTCACCCCCCGGGACGGGCCTGTCCCCGACACCCGTCCTCGTGAGCCCAGCCGTGACCCAGCCACCACTGCTGGCCAAGGATGTCCcttccctggggacactggccATGGCACCGAGCCTGGCCACGGAGCCAACATCCCCCCCAGTGACTGTGATGAGCCCCACGGAAGCCCAGGCCACGGCCTCGGAGAAAACCACCGGGGTCACCATGGAGGAGGTACCACGTGCCCTGAGTGCAG gcagcattgTGGCCATAACCGTGACGGTCATcgtggtggtggtgctggtgttCGGGGCAGCTGCCTACCTCAAGATCAG GCACTCCTCTTATGGAAGGCTTCTGGATGACCATGACTACGGCTCCTGGGGCAACTACAACAACCCCCTGTACGATGATTCCTAG